The following coding sequences are from one Salvia hispanica cultivar TCC Black 2014 chromosome 3, UniMelb_Shisp_WGS_1.0, whole genome shotgun sequence window:
- the LOC125211698 gene encoding class I heat shock protein-like has product MSLIPSFFGRRSSDPFSLDLWDPFRDLAVGSGSETSQFAATRVDWKETPEAHVFKADVPGLKKEEVKVEVEEGNVLQISGERSREKEEKNDTWHRVERSSGKFLRRFRLPENAKADQVKASMENGVLTVTVPKEEVKKPQVKAIDISG; this is encoded by the coding sequence ATGTCTCTCATTCCCAGCTTCTTCGGCCGCCGCAGCTCCGATCCTTTCTCCCTCGATCTGTGGGACCCTTTCCGCGACTTGGCCGTGGGGTCCGGCAGCGAGACGTCTCAGTTCGCGGCGACTCGCGTGGACTGGAAGGAGACGCCGGAGGCCCACGTGTTCAAGGCCGACGTGCCCGGCCTCAAGAAGGAGGAGGTCAAAGTGGAGGTGGAGGAAGGGAATGTGCTCCAGATCAGCGGCGAGCGCAGCCGCGAGAAGGAGGAGAAGAATGACACCTGGCACCGCGTCGAGCGGAGCTCTGGCAAATTCCTCCGGCGCTTCCGCCTCCCGGAGAACGCTAAGGCTGATCAGGTTAAGGCGAGCATGGAGAATGGGGTGCTGACCGTGACCGTGCCCAAGGAGGAAGTCAAGAAGCCTCAGGTCAAAGCCATTGATATCTCTGGCTGA
- the LOC125215526 gene encoding adenylosuccinate lyase-like produces MDLGVGVRSFNTKTTTSFFSHLHHIKPDNLNSNRVASYAFLHSRRNPMGRASVKVNNSITDSVSKVNSMAADDYVLDLELSSLAALCPLDGRYWSKVKDLAPFMSEFGLIKYRVVVEIKWLLKLSQIHEVSEVPKFSKEAESYLQNLIDQFNLDDALEVKKIEKVTNHDVKAVEYFLKQKCQSHPEINKVLEFFHFACTSEDINNLAHALMLKDSLNKVILPSMDKLIRALCDIATATASISMLSRTHGQPASPTTLGKEIAVFAYRLSREREILSQIEILGKFAGAVGNYNAHLVAYPEVNWPRVAEEFVTSLGISFNPYVTQIESHDYMARLFNSIMLFNNILVDFDRDVWGYISLGYFKQITKAGEIGSSTMPHKVNPIDFENSEGNCGIANGGLSHLSTKLPISRMQRDLTDSTVLRNMGVGLGHSLLAYKSALQGIAKLQVNEASLNADLDQTWEVLAEPIQTVMRRYGVPEPYEKLKELTRGRAVTRESIREFIEGLDVPTEAKKGLLDLTPHTYTGEAEELAKKLNLVRSSVNGASLS; encoded by the exons ATGGATTTGGGTGTCGGAGTCAGGAGCTTCAACACCAAAACCACGACCTCGTTCTTCAGCCATCTCCACCACATCAAACCCGACAATCTTAACAGTAATCGCGTCGCCTCATATGCTTTCTTACACTCTCGTCGGAATCCCATGGGGCGAGCATCCGTCAAAGTGAACAACAGCATCACCGATTCTGTTTCAAAG GTAAACTCGATGGCTGCTGATGATTATGTACTGGATCTTGAGCTATCAAGTTTGGCAGCTTTGTGCCCCTTGGATGGACGATATTGGTCAAAAGTGAAGGATTTGGCTCCTTTTATGAGTGAATTCGGTCTTATTAAGTATCGAGTTGTAGTTGAG ATTAAATGGTTGCTCAAGCTTTCTCAAATCCATGAAGTCTCTGAGGTCCCGAAGTTCTCTAAAGAAGCCGAGTCTtatcttcaaaatttaatcGATCAATTTAACCTAGACGATGCATTGGAggtgaagaaaattgagaaggTGACTAACCATGACGTCAAAGCTGTTGAGTACTTTCTGAAACAAAAATGCCAGTCTCATCCAGAGATAAATAAG GTGCTtgaatttttccattttgctTGCACGTCGGAGGACATTAACAACCTGGCGCATGCGTTGATGCTGAAAGATTCCCTCAATAAAGTCATACTACCTTCTATGGACAAATTGATCAGAGCTTTGTGTGACATTGCAACTGCAACTGCTTCTATATCTATGTTGTCTCGAACTCATGGACAA cCAGCTTCACCAACCACATTAGGGAAGGAAATTGCGGTCTTTGCGTATAGACTCAGTAGAGAACGTGAGATATTGTCgcaaattgaaattttaggaAAGTTTGCTGGGGCTGTCGGAAACTACAATGCTCATCTAGTTGCATATCCTGAAGTGAACTGGCCACGGGTTGCAGAGGAGTTTGTGACATCTCTTGGAATAAGTTTTAATCCCTATGTAACTCAG ATTGAATCGCATGACTATATGGCTAGACTTTTCAACTCTATTATGCTGTTCAACAACATTTTAGTGGACTTTGACAGAGATGTCTGGGGATACATTTCTTTGGGTTACTTCAAGCAG ATAACTAAGGCGGGGGAGATTGGATCCTCAACGATGCCCCACAAAGTTAATCCAATCGACTTTGAAAATAGCGAAGGCAATTGTGGAATTGCAAATGGAGGCTTATCACATCTTAGCACAAAGTTACCTATATCACGCATGCAG CGAGACTTGACTGATTCGACTGTTCTGAGGAACATGGGTGTTGGGTTAGGACATTCTCTTCTTGCCTACAAAAGTGCATTGCAAGGAATCGCAAAGCTCCAg GTCAATGAAGCTTCGCTGAATGCAGACTTGGACCAGACTTGGGAGGTGCTTGCGGAGCCAATACAAACT GTAATGCGGCGGTATGGTGTTCCAGAGCCATATGAGAAGCTCAAAGAGCTAACTCGAGGCAGAGCAGTCACTAGAGAAAGCATAAGAGAGTTCATAGAAGGCCTGGACGTTCCCACAGAAGCCAAGAAAGGTCTCTTAGATTTGACGCCCCATACATATACTGGGGAAGCTGAAGAGTTGGCGAAGAAGCTCAACCTCGTTCGGAGCTCGGTGAACGGAGCAAGCCTTTCCTGA
- the LOC125212899 gene encoding wall-associated receptor kinase-like 6 codes for MNLMQIICKKRLFPMMPTILGFISFLCLTLTATSQEISWSKNGCPNKCGNITIPYPFGVGPGCSVNSSFAITCDNSTTPEKPFLSSINREVLNISVHGVVIVNQPISQMNCSTEQRVGSLPVSLEGSPFTISPRYNSLAVLGCSNSVWLLANETTTLGGCMAICQANSPTNGCDGLNCCKADIPERLQSFQFCYRSIQSSSDGLCGYTFPVHKNWFREEYGRYRGLQINQSYPYDQEFVSAPLVLEWEFDYPAVNNLSYCLNLTESSTIVNPYNYHLEHEYVSSVGYCYCRDGYQGNPYVTTQGCIDIDECSLNETYTYRTCTGGGGKLHRKTRLRYCPTGTCINKIGGYDCRHPGSTTYKRNIALISIGSVLGALLLLLSAWKAVKLTRKRVKAKRRQEFFKRNGGLLLQQQLSSTDKSLEKTKVFTYKELAKATDNYNENRILGHGGQGTVYKGMLADGNIVAVKKSKMVEEGYLQDFINEVVVLSQINHRNVVKLLGCCLETEVPVLVYEFITNDTLFRHIHNPSEEYFPLSWEIRLQIMREVAGALAYLHSAASVPIYHRDIKSTNILLDDKYRAKISDFGASRTISIDQTHLTTRVLGTFGYLDPEYFQSSQFTEKSDVYSFGVVMVELITGEKAISSIRAEVGRSLATQFLHMMEEDKVFDIVDERVLREGKREEIMGVAQLARRCLHLNGKRRPTMKEVAVELEGIQILKLKQDSELQQGSEVVEVHEAYDDFSRITDSMYFDANSINASSQEDSDPLLDSP; via the exons ATGAATTTGATGCAAATAATCTGTAAAAAAAG ATTGTTTCCCATGATGCCCACAATCCTTGGATTTATTTCATTCCTATGTCTAACACTAACAGCAACCTCCCAAGAAATATCTTGGTCTAAAAATGGTTGTCCGAATAAGTGCGGAAATATCACCATTCCATACCCTTTCGGGGTTGGCCCTGGATGCAGTGTAAATTCTTCGTTTGCCATCACCTGCGACAACAGCACCACCCCCGAAAAGCCCTTCCTGAGCAGCATCAATCGCGAAGTACTGAACATCTCTGTCCATGGTGTGGTCATCGTAAACCAGCCCATTTCACAAATGAATTGCTCAACTGAGCAGAGAGTGGGATCACTGCCTGTGTCCCTTGAAGGAAGTCCCTTCACAATCTCGCCACGCTACAACTCATTGGCTGTACTAGGCTGCTCGAATTCAGTGTGGCTGCTTGCTAATGAAACAACCACACTTGGTGGATGTATGGCAATATGTCAAGCCAATAGCCCCACCAATGGCTGCGATGGCCTCAACTGCTGCAAGGCCGATATCCCAGAAAGGCTACAGAGCTTCCAATTTTGTTATAGAAGCATTCAAAGCAGCAGCGATGGCTTATGCGGATACACCTTCCCCGTCCATAAGAATTGGTTCCGAGAAGAGTATGGAAGGTACAGAGGCCTTCAGATCAACCAATCATATCCATACGATCAAGAATTTGTATCTGCACCACTTGTGCTTGAGTGGGAATTCGACTACCCTGCAGTAAACAATCTTTCTTATTGCCTTAACTTGACCGAATCTTCAACAATAGTTAACCCTTACAATTATCACCTCGAACATGAATATGTATCTTCCGTAGGCTATTGCTATTGCAGAGATGGCTACCAAGGCAATCCATATGTTACAACTCAAGGATGCATTGACATAGACGAATGCTCACTTAATGAAACATACACATATAGAACATGCacgggggggggggggaaaTTGCACCGAAAAACAAGGCTTCGCTACTGCCCAACAGGGACTTGCATCAACAAAATTGGGGGTTACGACTGTCGTCATCCAGGTAGCACTACATATAAACGCAATATAGCCTTGATCAGCATTGGTAGTGTGCTTGGGGCGCTGCTTCTGCTCCTTTCAGCCTGGAAAGCCGTGAAGCTTACAAGGAAGAGGGTCAAGGCGAAACGCAGGCAAGAGTTCTTCAAGCGCAATGGGGGCTTGCTACTGCAGCAGCAGCTCTCTTCAACTGATAAAAGCCTTGAAAAGACCAAGGTCTTCACTTACAAGGAGCTGGCAAAGGCTACTGATAACTACAACGAGAATCGCATACTTGGACATGGCGGCCAAGGCACGGTCTACAAAGGAATGTTAGCCGATGGTAACATTGTGGCCGTTAAGAAATCAAAGATGGTGGAAGAAGGCTATCTGCAAGACTTCATCAACGAGGTTGTCGTTCTCTCACAGATTAATCACAGGAATGTGGTTAAATTGTTGGGATGTTGTCTGGAGACGGAAGTTCCTGTACTCGTCTACGAGTTCATCACAAACGACACACTTTTCCGACACATCCACAACCCGAGTGAGGAATATTTCCCCCTATCTTGGGAGATTCGGCTCCAGATTATGAGAGAAGTAGCCGGCGCTCTTGCTTACCTGCACTCTGCTGCATCCGTGCCTATTTATCATCGAGATATCAAGTCAACTAACATTTTGTTGGATGATAAATACAGGGcaaaaatttcagattttgggGCATCAAGAACGATTTCTATTGATCAAACACACCTCACCACACGAGTTCTCGGGACCTTTGGCTACTTAGATCCAGAGTACTTCCAGTCGAGCCAGTTCACAGAAAAAAGCGATGTCTACAGCTTTGGAGTTGTTATGGTCGAGCTTATAACAGGAGAGAAGGCAATATCTTCTATTAGAGCTGAAGTTGGGAGGAGTTTGGCTACTCAGTTTTTGCATATGATGGAGGAAGATAAAGTGTTTGATATTGTTGATGAAAGGGTACTTAGAGAGGGGAAGAGAGAGGAAATCATGGGCGTTGCTCAACTTGCAAGAAGATGTCTACATCTCAACGGAAAGAGAAGGCCAACGATGAAGGAGGTAGCTGTGGAATTGGAAGGAATCCAAATACTTAAACTGAAACAAGATTCAGAGTTGCAGCAAGGGAGCGAAGTTGTTGAGGTTCATGAAGCATACGACGACTTCTCTCGCATCACAGACAGCATGTACTTTGATGCCAATTCCATCAACGCCTCCTCACAAGAAGATAGTGATCCATTGCTAGATTCACCATGA
- the LOC125212297 gene encoding uncharacterized protein LOC125212297 produces the protein MDSKLIKHKAFPKPSLLKDYLMDDMSSCSSNGFKSFPRRQCCPSTVRFLVEIDLNQHKKYFIFNKSPSKSAASAFQRVIAAVKRLPFGSPDKSILPRSLSRKILRKTIFWKRNSSHKEIQRLKSFDQLMKEDPPPLDIPTDFNACSSGNSSNFTEVKREEDEDVDVEILKDGDVTTDDSSTGGATESSTEQKQWSVSEEKEQFSPVSVLDCPFDDDEVSSPFPHMEGSRKPKIERFGGVDPLNLSKRFESTESPLPNSLVSSTREEGELEEDEVKRAEQKAMDLLQQVMPPCKADRLLLDFFREKIMSRQLGDEYCEDLVREAERWINSTALIRDALLGWNSQTYVEDMEGSKEWRCFDGEIREMALELEAVVFDALFDELVVDISSITVV, from the exons ATGGATTCCAAATTGATCAAACACAAGGCGTTCCCCAAACCCTCGCTCCTCAAGGACTACTTGATGGACGACATGAGCTCCTGCTCATCCAACGGCTTCAAATCGTTTCCGAGAAGGCAATGCTGCCCCAGCACCGTCCGATTCCTCGTCGAGATCGACCTCAACCAGCataaaaagtatttcatcTTCAACAAAAGCCCCTCCAAATCCGCCGCCTCCGCGTTCCAGAGAGTCATCGCCGCCGTGAAACGCCTACCATTCGGCTCCCCGGATAAGTCGATCCTGCCGCGCAGCCTGTCCAGGAAAATCCTCCGGAAAACTATCTTCTGGAAGAGGAACTCGAGCCACAAGGAGATCCAGCGGCTCAAATCGTTCGATCAGCTGATGAAGGAGGATCCTCCGCCGTTGGATATTCCCACCGATTTCAACGCGTGTTCCAGCGGTAATTCATCCAATTTCACTGAGGTGAAAAGAGAGGAAGACGAAGACGTCGACGTCGAGATACTAAAAGACGGCGATGTTACGACTGACGACTCAAGCACCGGTGGCGCCACCGAATCCTCCACGGAG CAAAAGCAGTGGTCAGTAAGTGAAGAGAAAGAACAATTCAGCCCCGTGTCGGTGTTGGATTGTCCATTCGATGATGATGAAGTTTCATCCCCTTTCCCACATATGGAAG GAAGTAGGAAGCCAAAGATTGAGAGGTTTGGAGGTGTGGATCCCCTCAACTTAAGCAAACGGTTCGAATCTACAGAATCTCCTTTGCCTAATTCTTTGGTGTCAAGCACCCGAGAAGAAGGCGAACTAGAGGAGGACGAGGTGAAGCGAGCAGAGCAAAAGGCAATGGATTTATTGCAACAAGTGATGCCACCATGCAAGGCAGACAGGCTTCTGTTGGATTTCTTCAGAGAGAAAATCATGTCGAGGCAATTGGGAGATGAGTACTGCGAAGATCTGGTACGAGAAGCAGAGAGATGGATCAACAGCACAGCATTAATCCGTGATGCTCTTCTCGGATGGAACAGTCAGACTTACGTGGAAGACATGGAAGGGTCGAAGGAGTGGAGATGCTTTGATGGAGAGATTAGGGAGATGGCGTTGGAGTTGGAAGCTGTGGTTTTTGATGCATTGTTTGATGAGTTGGTGGTAGATATCTCGTCTATCACCGTCGTCTGA
- the LOC125211831 gene encoding dehydration-responsive element-binding protein 1E-like, with the protein MNSFKSSHSDEEVILASSHPKKRAGRKKFKETRHPVYRGVRRRNSNRWVCEVREPTQQKRIWLGTYPTAEMAARAHDVAALALRGQGACLNFADSVWRLPHPASNDPKEIRRVAVEAAEAFRPTLGGEVYEERGEMNNAAAAVDEGSSSVNVLGGDFCMNQEYDRVGGALMSPPRHFEGGFGWDDDGESDAEVELWSYSL; encoded by the coding sequence ATGAATTCCTTCAAGAGCTCTCATTCCGACGAGGAGGTGATCCTGGCGTCGAGCCACCCGAAGAAGCGTGCCGGGAGGAAGAAGTTCAAGGAGACGCGCCACCCAGTCTACCGCGGCGTGCGGCGCCGCAACTCCAACCGCTGGGTGTGCGAGGTGCGTGAGCCCACCCAGCAGAAGCGGATATGGCTCGGGACCTACCCGACCGCCGAGATGGCCGCCAGGGCCCATGACGTGGCCGCCCTGGCCCTCAGGGGCCAGGGCGCCTGTCTTAACTTCGCGGACTCCGTGTGGCGGCTGCCCCACCCGGCCTCCAACGACCCCAAGGAGATACGGAGGGTCGCTGTCGAGGCCGCGGAGGCATTCCGCCCCACGTTGGGGGGCGAGGTTTATGAGGAAAGAGGGGAGATGAATAATGCGGCCGCGGCGGTGGATGAGGGGAGTAGCTCCGTGAATGTGCTGGGTGGTGATTTTTGCATGAATCAGGAATATGACCGGGTGGGCGGCGCGCTGATGTCGCCGCCGCGGCACTTCGAAGGGGGTTTCGGCTGGGATGATGACGGGGAAAGCGATGCTGAGGTGGAGCTGTGGAGTTACTCactttga